One genomic segment of Arachis duranensis cultivar V14167 chromosome 4, aradu.V14167.gnm2.J7QH, whole genome shotgun sequence includes these proteins:
- the LOC107482598 gene encoding DUF21 domain-containing protein At4g14240-like, producing MMNNVVNALMVTRFLTRNQLSGHEGGIPFGSVWWFIYAGLSCFFVLFAGIMSGLTLGLMSLGLVDLEILQRSGSPTEKKQAATIIPVVKKQHQLLVTLLLCNAAAMEALPLYLDKLFNQFVAIILSVTFVLFFGEVIPQAICSRYGLAVGSNFVSLVRILMIICYPIAYPIGKVLDFLLGHNEALFRRAQLKALVSIHSKEAGKGGDLSHDETTIISGALDLTEKTAEEAMTPIESTFSLDVNSILDWEAMGKILARGHSRVPVYSGNPKNIIGLLLVKSLLTVRPETETPVSAVSIRRIPRVPSDMPLYDILNEFQKGSSHMAAVVRAKGKGNANAQTNDGDKNEESQDNGDSQLTTPLLQSEKSKSVVVDIDQPSDALSPRSKERIASQSNDIIRNGCFSESIEDGEVIGIITLEDVFEELLQEEIVDETDEYVDVHKRIRVAAAAAASSIARAPSIRRLAKGVGGTKPQSPRRHEALTARRSTWDDSLYSSGSVPSELLLS from the exons atgatgaataatgTGGTGAACGCGTTGATGGTGACTCGGTTTCTGACTCGGAACCAACTCAGCGGCCACGAGGGAGGCATTCCGTTCGGATCGGTGTGGTGGTTCATTTACGCCGGACTCTCGTGCTTCTTCGTTCTCTTCGCCGGAATAATGTCCGGATTAACCCTAGGTCTCATGTCTCTCGGCCTCGTCGACCTCGAGATCCTTCAACGCAGTGGTTCTCCTACcgagaaaaagcaagcag CGACTATAATTCCCGTGGTTAAGAAACAACACCAGCTTCTGGTGACTCTGCTTCTGTGTAATGCAGCTGCCATGGAG GCGCTTCCGTTATACTTGGATAAGTTGTTCAATCAGTTTGTTGCCATCATTCTCTCTGTGACTTTTGTTCTGTTTTTTGGGGAG GTCATTCCACAGGCAATTTGCAGTAGATATGGGCTTGCTGTAGGGTCCAACTTCGTATCTCTTGTGcgaattttaatgataatatgTTACCCAATTGCTTATCCCATTGGAAAG GTTCTAGATTTCCTGTTGGGACATAATGAGGCTTTATTTAGGCGGGCACAGTTAAAAGCTCTCGTCTCCATCCACAGCAAGGAG gCTGGGAAAGGTGGTGATCTTTCGCATGACGAGACAACAATTATCAGTGGAGCTCTAGATTTAACTGAAAAG ACTGCTGAAGAGGCTATGACCCCTATCGAATCGACTTTTTCTTTAGATGTCAATTCAATATTGGATTG GGAGGCAATGGGGAAAATTCTTGCTCGTGGGCACAGCCGGGTTCCTGTCTATTCTGgaaatccaaaaaatattattggacTACTGCTG GTTAAAAGTCTTCTAACTGTACGACCAGAAACAGAGACTCCTGTCAGTGCTGTTTCCATCCGGAGAATTCCACG AGTTCCATCGGACATGCCTCTCTATGATATACTGAATGAGTTTCAAAAGGGCAGTAGTCACATGGCTGCTGTTGTTAGAGCTAAAGGAAAAGGAAATGCAAATGCACAAACAAATGATGGAGACAAAAATGAAGAAAGCCAAGACAATGGGGATTCGCAGTTGACTACGCCATTGCTACAGAGTGAAAAATCGAAGAGTGTTGTTGTTGACATTGACCAGCCCTCAGATGCTCTCAGTCCCAGAAGTAAGGAGCGAATTGCTTCGCAATCTAATGATATAATAAGAAATGGTTGTTTTTCAGAAAGTATTGAAGACGGTGAAGTGATTGGTATTATCACTCTAGAGGATGTGTTCGAAGAACTTCTGCAA GAGGAGATTGTGGATGAGACAGATGAATATGTTGATGTTCATAAGAG AATACGTGTTGCTGCTGCTGCAGCTGCTTCCTCGATTGCACGAGCGCCATCAATCCGAAGGTTGGCTAAGGGAGTG
- the LOC107482664 gene encoding adenylate isopentenyltransferase 5, chloroplastic, with amino-acid sequence MIISVSGSSACKQVQEPLVSFQKGFTNMLYNRNNNNKDKVVVILGATGTGKTKLAIDLANHFPPAEIVNSDKMQVYKGLDITTNKVTPQEARGVPHHLLGTIHPNANFTAHDFCRQATSAVDSIVARDALPIIAGGSNSYLDALINHHSTFRLRYECCFLWVDVSIPILHASLRSRVDRMIEAGQVEEVRKFFEPLADYERGIRRAIGVPEFNEFLRAEALGADEETKKMLLDIAIARIKVNNCTLANRQIHKIQRLHNTWKRTMHRLDATQVFLNRNSSDHHQSQNSWEEHVLAKSLRILHNFLYEDNNKHLLVPSGINVSSSSPPVAMAAVAAAATH; translated from the exons ATGATTATCTCGGTATCTGGCTCCTCAGCTTGCAAACAAGTACAAGAGCCTCTAGTAAGTTTCCAAAAGGGATTTACAAACATGTTATATAATCGgaacaataataataaggatAAGGTGGTGGTGATATTGGGGGCCACCGGAACCGGAAAGACCAAGTTGGCCATAGACCTTGCCAACCACTTCCCACCGGCTGAGATTGTTAACTCCGACAAAATGCAAGTCTACAAGGGCCTTGACATCACCACTAATAAGGTTACTCCTCAAGAGGCTCGTGGGGTCCCACATCATCTACTTGGCACAATTCACCCCAATGCCAACTTCACCGCCCATGATTTTTGCCGCCAAGCCACCTCCGCCGTCGATTCCATCGTTGCTCGAGATGCCCTCCCCATCATCGCCGGTGGCTCCAATTCCTATCTTGATGCTCTCATCAACCACCACTCCACCTTTAG ATTAAGGTACGAGTGTTGCTTCCTATGGGTGGATGTTTCAATCCCCATACTGCATGCGTCGCTTCGATCACGCGTGGATCGCATGATCGAAGCGGGACAAGTGGAGGAAGTGCGGAAATTCTTCGAGCCATTGGCAGATTACGAGAGGGGAATAAGAAGAGCGATAGGGGTGCCAGAGTTCAACGAGTTTCTAAGAGCAGAGGCCTTAGGAGCAGATGAAGAGACAAAGAAGATGCTCTTAGACATAGCCATTGCAAGAATCAAGGTCAACAACTGCACCCTCGCCAATCGCCAAATCCACAAGATTCAGCGACTCCACAACACCTGGAAGAGGACCATGCATCGCCTCGACGCCACGCAGGTTTTCTTGAACCGTAATTCCTCTGATCATCACCAATCTCAAAATTCCTGGGAGGAGCATgttcttgccaagagccttagGATTCTTCACAACTTCCTCTACGAGGATAACAATAAACATCTTCTTGTTCCTTCCGGAATtaatgtttcttcttcttcgccgCCGGTGGCAATGGCTGCCGTGGCCGCAGCCGCCACGCATTAG